AACAACTTAACAATTTCAGGCCTTTTTACACTATTTACTGCATCCAATTACTTTTTACAGCAGCATCCAATTACTTAAAGCGACTGAGGCAGCTGCAGATCGGGAGGTAGAGTAGGCcgtctactaattggaaggccGTTGGTTTGATCCTTGGCTCCCCTAGTCTGCGTGTTTAAGTATCCTTAGGCGAGATACTGAACCTCGAGTTGCTACCAATGCATCTATGCGAGTCTGTGTGAATGTTAGGCAAAGCACTTAGGCATAGAAAAAGTGTTTGTATTGCATATGTGTGAGGAATGAGTGAATGAGGCTTGCAGTCAGAAAGCAATTTGAGTGTGCAAATCGAGTAGAACAGAGCTATCTAAGTGCAGCCCATTTACTATTTTGTGTTTGCATAATTATCTGTTGTGATGTCTCAGGAAATGGATTTGCCTTGTTCTAAAACTATACCaacccccccccgccccccccccccccccaaaaaaaaaagaaaaaaagatttgctAGAAATTGTTGCACCTACTTATTACATTGTGGGGGAAATAACTattatagttttgttttgtttttcaaccatttttttcttcttctttttttaagaggCTTTGTGATCTTTCTTTTTCCCGATCAGCCTTCTGCTGTTCAGATAAAAAACCACTAATAGATGTAGGAGCTCGTTGCTATGAGCTCTGCGCCATCTAGTGTCCAAATGCACACATTGTCTTAACCTGAAGGCGGAAGTGtgacaacaaaacgtgagagaAAGTTATCAAACTACCCACTGACACTTAGAGCAAAACAGGAAAGTTTTTGAAAAAAGTTAAGATGTTAAAAAATACGTCTTTATTCATTCATAATTTTAGTACTTTATTAAAATTGGATAGTTGCCTTTAGCTTGTTTAAGCATAAAAATGCAATAATACATACTTTGAAGATATATATCGACGGGAAGAATATCACAAATGAAAAGACATATGTCTTAAAGACAGTCACACGTTTATCTAACTTCTTCTTAGCATAAAACACAGACTTGCATGATGTCCTAAATATCTTCGAAGCTTGTCTATGCTGCCTAGCTACATATTTCTCCACGACACGACGCCAGACGTTTCGCTCTCCGTTcttggattttattttgaaagtcatcAGCGGAAGTTGAGCTTTACGGTACGGCGAGCTTGTCCTGTTAGGTGTCAGGCTGCACGCAGAGAAATACAGCATTAGCAGCATGGCTTACAGTGCGAAGATCGGTCCGTCCATCCTTAGCAGCGACCTGTCCTGTTTGGGCAGCGAGTGTGTGAGGATGATGGAGTGTGGGGCGGATTACCTGCATCTGGACGTCATGGATGGGTCAGTTGGTTAGCATATAGTTTACCTGTTGTGCTAGCTGCTAGCAAGCCAATTTCAAGCTCAGTACTTGAGAGCCAAAGTTGGCTAACATCAACAAGCTAACCTAGCTTGTCAAAAGTTAAGCCGGGCAGGCGATATTTTTGTAACTGGTTTAAATGGAAGGCTAAAACCTTTTGGGTGCTAAACTATTACAAGACTGTCTTTAAAGTGTTATTGCCTTATACTTCTCCGTGGTAGTTTTGACATTTTTAGCTTTCTCCACACTTACGCAAGACGTCAGTGTAAGCTTTTTATGCAAGATGAAGAGCACAACAGTTGCAATCtaaaagtttctctttgtttcctCTTTAAGGCACTTTGTACCCAACATCACGTTTGGCCATCCCATGGTGGAGTGTTTGAGGAAGTCAGTAGGCCAAGACCCGTTCTTTGGTGAGACTTAATGATAAAACAATCACTGTTATTGTATTGTTGTGCCGCACAGTATTGGGACAGTGTGAATGTTGCAGATATGCACATGATGGTGTCTCGGCCTGAGCAATGGGTCAAGCCTATGGCCGCAGCAGGAGCCAATCAGTACACCTTCCACTTAGAGGCCACCACCAACCCTGGAAACCTCATTAAAGAGATTAGAGAGAGTGGCATGAAGGTGAGGAAAAGACCCCAAAAGAAGAGACAGACTTGCTTTACTTATTCACTGCCTTGACGATAAAGACATCTGCATAATTATAGTGTAATTGTATAATTGTAGTGATAGGGAATTATAAAACCCCGGCATTTGTTATAAACATGCGAGTGTTAAAGTGACCCTCGCTCACTTGTATTACAGGTGGGTTTGGCTATTAAGCCTGGTACTACTGTTGAAGAGCTGGCTCCCTGGGCTAACCAGATCGACATGGCTCTGGTAATGACTGTTGAACCTGGTTTTGGGGGACAAAAGTTTATGGAAGACATGATGCCCAAGGTAAGGACTAAGCAAAGATGGAAGAATGacctttctgaaaaaaaaaaaaaaaagagtattacACATAACCACAACAGAACAAATTGGATTTATCATACTTACTGAATTTACAATTTAGCACAGTGCAGTTTCTATACTCTTCATTAGCATATGAGGTGTGAGGTCATTGTTTGTCTTATTTGAGAAGTTTAAGAAAGGAAATTAAAGGaatatgcattaaaaaaatcaatgtgcGTTTCTCTGTACACTACCCCTAAAATTATCCAAATAAAAATGCATAGTAAATGGTCATAGCATTAAAGACTGCACAGGAGACTGTATAATCATGGTAAAAAGAAAGCATGCACTCATAGTGCTTCCACATGAATTAAGAGGGTACGTAGCAGCCAGGAGCGGCTAATTAAACACACTTCATTAACTGACCATCAGTAAGTGTGAAATGATAAAACAATCAAAAAGTAAAAGTGGACGTTTTGTTAATTTGTTGGTCTGgaggattcaggtgtgtgttaattCTCTAGGAGGAAGGATAACAGCATGATCTTACAGAAACGATTATTGCTATCCATCAATCTGGGAAGGGTTATAAGgtcatttccaaacaatttgaagTCTGTTATTCTACAGGGAGAAAGTTTGCTCATAGAAGGCAAACATTGAAGGCACTTGTCAATTTTCCATTAGTTGATGTCCCAGCAGATTTATCCCAAGGTTATTGGGTGCA
This window of the Maylandia zebra isolate NMK-2024a linkage group LG16, Mzebra_GT3a, whole genome shotgun sequence genome carries:
- the rpe gene encoding ribulose-phosphate 3-epimerase translates to MAYSAKIGPSILSSDLSCLGSECVRMMECGADYLHLDVMDGHFVPNITFGHPMVECLRKSVGQDPFFDMHMMVSRPEQWVKPMAAAGANQYTFHLEATTNPGNLIKEIRESGMKVGLAIKPGTTVEELAPWANQIDMALVMTVEPGFGGQKFMEDMMPKVSWLRSQFPSLDIEVDGGVGPDSIHKCAEAGANMIVSGSAVIGSDDPRSVIALLRTVVAEAIQKRSLDR